CACGCCCTGGCCGATGGTTTTTGCCACATGCAACCCGAAAAGGAAGGCGCCGGCGAAATTAAAAAAAGCGGCCCAGAGAACGGCTTGGCGGGGCGTCAGCACGCGGGTCGAAATTACGGTAGCCACCGAGTTGGCGGCGTCATTCATGCCGTTGATGAAATCGAAGAGCAGGGCGAGAAACACGATGATGATGACAAGTATCAGCATGGCGATCCTTCAGCTCAAGTGTTTTCCAGAACGATCCCTTCGGTGATGTCGGCCACGTCCTCGCAGCGGTCGGTCGCCCGTTCGATGTATTCCAAGATGTCCTTCCACTTGATCAGTTCGAAGGGGTCCTTCTCCTCGCGGAAGAGGCGTGCCAGGGTGCTGCGGCGGATGTAGTCGGCCTGGTCCTCCAGGCGGTTGATCTCCACCGTCAGCTCCATGATGCGCGCCGGCTTCTTCAGGTTGCGCAGCAGGCCAACCATCTCCTTGACCAGTTTGACGCTTTCGAGAAGGACATGGCTCAGCTCTTTGGCCTCGCGCGGCACAGCGCAGGGGCGGTAAAGGTCGATGCGCGAGCTGGCGGCTTCGGCCAGGTCGAGAATGTCGTCCAAGCGGGAAGCCAGCTGGTGGATGTCCTCGCGGTCGATGGGGGTGACGAAGGTCTTGTGCAGATGCGACATGACGCTGTGCACCAGCAGGTCGGTCTGGTGCTCCAGCGACTTCAGGCTGACGGCGTGCTCGTTGTAATGGTCACATTCGTCGAGCATCTTGACCAGGATCTGTACCCCCTCAACCGTGTTGGCGCTGATCTGGTCGAACAGCTCGTAAAAAATTTCGTTTTTCGGCACCAGGGATTTGAACATGATTCACCTCAGTTAACCGGATTTCGGCAGGAGCGCCGAAGGAAACCGAAATATAACACAGCCTTTTTTCAAAGTCAAAATCGTTAAATTTGTAAAACAGGTCATTACCTTTTTTCTAAATATGCCTTCAATGAAGAGAAGAACTTGTGGTTGGCTGCAGGGAAAGGATACTTGCCCAGCTCCCCTATCCCGATCCAGGCGTGGGGCTGGCGGGTGCGGGCGCGGCCGGCCAGTCGCTTGCAGATGAAAACGTGCAGGACAATCTTGAAATGGGAATAGGCATGGCGGACCTCTCCCAGCTTAGATATTACATCCACCGTCACGCCCAGCTCCTCTTGGCACTCGCGGACCACGGCACGCTCGGGCTTCTCGC
The sequence above is drawn from the Candidatus Aminicenantes bacterium genome and encodes:
- a CDS encoding DUF47 family protein; the encoded protein is MFKSLVPKNEIFYELFDQISANTVEGVQILVKMLDECDHYNEHAVSLKSLEHQTDLLVHSVMSHLHKTFVTPIDREDIHQLASRLDDILDLAEAASSRIDLYRPCAVPREAKELSHVLLESVKLVKEMVGLLRNLKKPARIMELTVEINRLEDQADYIRRSTLARLFREEKDPFELIKWKDILEYIERATDRCEDVADITEGIVLENT